The sequence below is a genomic window from Lycium ferocissimum isolate CSIRO_LF1 chromosome 9, AGI_CSIRO_Lferr_CH_V1, whole genome shotgun sequence.
ttttgaagtaaaggggcaatttttttttctttgctttatATGGTTATTAATTTCCTCAAGAAGATAAAAAAACTGGATCTTGAATTAGTGGTGAATAGAAGTTGATAGTTAATTTTCAGGTAGTTAAGATTTTGGTACACTTTTCACGGGAAAACTGGGATTATCACAGGGAAAAAGCAACAATTTTCAACTGTCTGAAGTTATTGCAGCTCAAGTTTCTGTGGTTTTGTTTCTGTTAGAAATTTTGTGTTGTCAGTATAAAACTAAAGGCTTTATGCTGTGTTTTATCAGAGAAAAACACAAGTTTATTGATATCCAATATTTTGTGTTCTTGAAATGGATCATTCTGCAGCAGATAAGGATTTTAAAGCTGTTGAAGTTGTAAAGGATAAGAATGGAGTTGATCAAGTTTTGCTTCGAAATCGACGTGGCGCCTCTGTTCGAGTTAGTCTTCGATGTGTATTACTGTTTGTTGCACCATTTGCTTTTtatcttgatattttgttgTCGTATTTCTCTCAATATCAtgcttcaaattcttttttttttttgagccgagggtctattggaaacaacctctctaccccacaaaggtaggggtaaggtctgcgtacatacTACCCTCCTCAGAGatcacttgtgggattacactggttatgttgttgttgttgcctcTGTTAAAGTTAGTAACTCTTGAGATTAATCTGTGTTCATAGATTTAAAGACTCTCTATATGTTTAAGATGAGTCTGGATCATCTATCTGTTCACTTACCagtattattactattatgctAGCATTATCTTATGCTTCGATTTTATTACTGTTGTTGTTTCTTTTACTTTGgttatctttaatatttgtaTTGTCTGTacttttcttcttcaatattttcatcacaGCTTTACTCTTGCAATTCTTTCAAACCATTttctgaaaaatgattttcttgagccgaggttCTATCGGAAACTgtctctctaccccacaaaggtaggggtaaggtctatgTACACCCCACCCTCCCCGGACCCCACTTGTAGGAATAtgctgggtatgttgttgttgttgtatgtgtTTAAGATGAGAATTTATAAATCTGAAATCTTTGAAAAACTGATGTTTTCTGTATTGTTTTATATATCCAGGTTAGCCTCCATGGAGGACAGGTTCTATCATGGAAGACTGACCAGGGTGAAGAATTACTTTTTATAAGCAGCAAGGTACACTTCTGAAGACAATTGTATTGAAGCAATTATTCTGGTTTTCTTACTTTTGTCCTTCTTCTTAATTTGATTATGGGTGAAAAGCTTGTAAGTTGTAAGCAGGGGCGAATTCAGAATTTAGAGTTTGTGGGTTTAGTATGAGTTTGATGGTATATACATACATTTAATTCTTTTTGggcatatatatacgtaattcAAGCGAAAGTAATGAGTTAAGTTGAACCAACACGACCCTCGCTAGATCCGCCTCGTCTTGCAAGACTCATGTTTCCACTAATCTTGCAATGAAAAGCTTCATTTAGATCATGTGGAGGCGGCACCAAAATTAAAGTTTATGGGTTCAGGATTCTAGTTTTTTTGTGTTACTggattctaaattaataattcatACATATTCACTAAATTTCTTAAAGCAAATACAGCGTTTGGCCCAAAGTAACTGGGTTTGGCCGTACCCGTAGGATAGACACTGTCTCCGTCCCTGAATTCATGTTGAATCACTATACTTTCTTTgaaattattgttgatgaaatgtGAGTATCATATGCTACTACAGAATTTATGCTACATGGTGATATTCTTCATCTCCATTACCCCCTTCAGACCCTCAAATTCTTGTTCCAGCATGAAGGTGGTTTTTCTAGTCCCGCTTGTTAAAAGTCGAATATAAGGAAATCTCGGAAGTAACTCGATAACTGAAGAATGAAAGGAGATAAATATGTGAGACAGAGAACTTGTTGCTACGTAGAAACTGATAGCTTGCtctcctttatgtgttttaggCAACTTTTAAGCCGCCAACAGCTGTGAGGGGAGGGATTCCCATTTGTTTTCCACAGGTAACATGGTACTCCAGTTGTCTTACTGTCTATATGCTTTACATTCTTCTAAAATATGACTTTTGAAATGTGACTGATGTGTACGTATACTTGTGAAGTTTGGAAACCGGGGCTCCCTCGAGCAACATGGATTTGCCAGAAATCGGATGTGGGTCATTGACGATAGCCCTCCCCCACTGCACCCTAATGATTCCAATGGAAAAACATATATCGATTTACTACTTAAATCTACTGACGATGATCTTAAAATCTGGCCTCATGGGTAAGAACTTTATCTTGGATACTCTTAAGATTCGTTCAATATAatccatttcttttcttcatagGCAGCACAGTTAAATTGTTGTGAAACCCAGTTATAAATGATCAAGTAGTACTGCTAGTACATTTCCAGCAAGTGATATTAgtcctctctcttctctttctccagTTTTGAATTCCGCCTGAGAGTGACTTTGGCTGTTGATGGATGTCTTACCCTGATATCACGCATCAGAAATATCAATTGCAAGCCTTTTAGTTTCTCCATTGCATACCATACGTATTTTGCTGTCTCAGATATCAGGTAACTATCAGAAAGAGTTTGTTACTGAAGGATTCATCTAAACAGAATGATTTGTTCCCATCTCTAGCTTCGACTGATAAAAAAATCGCTTTATAGTATTGAGGAGCATCTGCTGTCAAACGTCTTATATGAACACAGAACAAGATTAGTTGTTTACAATTTAAACCTATAGCTAGGGCCGGCAAACTGGTTAAAAATAACAAGTAACCATCCAATCCGACAAATTAGATATGGGTTGGATAACtgactttttaaaaatggatCAAATATGAATACTATCCACTAAAagatggataatatggatatccatatcaTCAATACCCATTTGtctgctttttattttttatgagttCTTGTTTTCTAGGAATCTAAGCTTAAACCATGGATAATAtgaatatccatattatccgtcAGTTAACCCATTTTTTATCCGTGTTAAATATGGGAAGGTCagatattttatccatttttgtTTAACCCATTTTGACCCATCCATATCCGACCACACCCACCCGTTTGCCATACCTGCCTAGAGCGTACAACCCTTTGTCACTCCCACAATTTCTGGAGCACAATGCTGtagcataccaaaaataaaaacaggATGAATATATATTCACCCTTCTGATCTATTAACAACAAAAATTCGATGTTCCGGTTTATAAGCTCACTAGGTATATCGTGTTGATTCTCATTGATTAATAGATTTGTGAATTTCATGACATATCCATATAGTCTCCCTATTCAGAACTTGAAAACTAAGCTAAACTAACTGCTCTCATGACAGTGAAGTGAGAGTGGAAGGCTTGGAGACTCTTGACTACCTTGACAACTTGTGCAACAGAGACCGTTTCACAGAGCAAGGAGATGCCTTAACATTTGAATCCGAGGTAAAAAGATTACATACTAGCTGATCTTGCGGGGAGGTAAATTTTAGAGAATTCTTGTCTTGTTTGGATACTCACCTGAGGAAGCACAATGTATACTGAACTTGCATGATTAGATTGTTTATGTTTTGCATAACTGGTTAGTGAGTTTGTAACTCAGTCTTTTTCAACAACTCTTTGTGGTAGGTGGATCGAGTTTATCTTAGTTCAAATGATGTGATAGCAGTTTTCGATCACGAGAAAAAGAGGACTTTTCAGATAAGGAAGGACGGGCTTCCTGATGTTGGTGAGCTCGACTATACTTTTGCATTTATTTATGTGGAACAAAACCTAGGAAAAAAAAGTTAGCAGCACACAAGACAACTTGTCATGGTCATAAGTGAGAAGAATATCTAAAGCATGTGAACATATTCAGGGACCATCAAAACATTAGGAAGGTTGTTGTTAATTGCAAGTATTAGATGATTTTCTTTATAAGAACATTAAAGTTCATGTTGAAAAGCCGACAATTTGGTGGACAAAGTTACCTGATACCtgtgttggtgggaggtagTAGGTACCAGTGGAATTAGTTGAGATGCACACAAGCTGGCAGACACCACGGTTACCCAAAAGAACTGAAAATGTATGAGAGGAGAAGGGATCCATTATACAGATAAAGTCCTTAGGTGGGTTTTTGAGCAACAGTACAGATTTTGTATATGTAATCCCTCTGTGAAAGGAAGTTACTAAGACTACTGATATGAActctagagcccgtttggacTAGTTGAGTGAAAGCGACTGATAAGCATCAAGTACGGAATAGGCAGTTAGATATTAGGATAGAACTGTTGAAGAAGTGTTAAAACTAATAATAAGTAGAGTCTTGGCATGCCATATATTCATTCCATTTGTGACTTTTTGTTAGATTTGGGTAGTTGGTGCACCCAACCCTGTATGGTAACTTCAAAACATTGGCCATGTTCTATTTATAATCTAGTTACTGGACACATTCTGTTTGTAATCTAGTTACTGCATCTTTTCCTGTCTGGGCAGTTGTTTGGAATCCATGGGAGAAGAAATCTAAAGCCATAGCAGATTTCGGAGATGAAGAGTACAAGCATATGCTTTGTGTAGACGGAGCAGCAATCGAGAAACCAATCCCCTTGAAACCAGGTGAAGAATGGACCGGAAGGTTGGAGCTGTCTGTCACACCTACAAGTTGAAGGATCCGTGCACAACACGACCTAATTAGTGAATGTATGACCTCCTTAATATTAACAGCGAAGTCGTACACTAAGAGCCAATATCATTGTTTTTTTTATCGGTGTCAATTAGTAGTACTTAGATGATTGATTGATGTTTAAGAGTTACATGTAATGGAAGTGGGGAAAAGTCCTTTTTAATGTTTCCCCAAACTGTTGTAATGTGAATGACTTTGTTATGCAGAAATGAATCACCTGATGCTGTGTTCTCCATTATATATGTAGCCAAAAAATTGGTGTTTGTTTATGTGAAAACATGTTAaactttgattaaaaaaatattgggCAAAGAGGAAAACAACTCAGATATCAGAGCCAGGTTTCGATCCTGGGACCTGTGGGTTATGGGCCCACCACGCTTCCGCTGCGCCACTCTGATTGCTGATGCTGGAAGGCTCAACTTAATTAATAACCTATTTTCAAATCCAGTAATTGTATTCTATTTTTATTGCTTTAAAAATTTAGATGGGAGGTGGAAGCCTCGACGATTGAATTTCACTAAAGAAAAACCGCTTATGAGTTTTAACTAATCATCCATTAATTACTTAATACCTATCCTTAGACACAAGGAATTGACTAGGATCAACTgattacttattgaaatattgAATAGAAAGTGAAAAATCATATTACAACAAATGTAAATGAGTATTCTATTGTTCTGACTTTGATTGATGACACATTAATTTTAGTTAGACTATAGTCCATTAATGTTAAAGAATGTACTACAACAGAGTGTTGTCATGCAATGCATCGACAAATACGAATAGAGTATCAAATCAAAATCCGAAAGCAGAGATGAAAGGATCATCTTGCATTCTTACTTTGACATGATCATCTATCGAATCAAGCTgatagaaattagaaaaatgtCTGATCAATCTTATTTGGAGAAGTGGCCAAGAATTTTTTGTGATATTCATGATACAAGCCAACAAAAACAAGGTAATATCAAATCTAAAAACATAATAGCAAGACAATACACATGGATTCTAATTTCTAATGTCTATCTTAAACAAAGCAAAAGAATTATTGCAAACTGTTATCTTCGAATATATGAATCCGTATATTTAAGGACAAATATGGATGGTAAAGTGAAAAGAAATTACAAGTGCATTGTCCCTGTTTTTATTGGATACTCCCAAAAGGGCAGTTGACTATCTTTTTATCCTAATAATTATCCAGGATGATTTTTctctatctttttatttttaagattttaataattaatgaaATGATGCAAGTGTCCTTTGAGAATTCCACATTGACAAAGCATTTCTACCAACCAACATGAAAAACCATTGTCAATGATTTAAATCATTAGCTAGCCTACAAGATTCTCTAATTTTAAAAATGGGATATTGGCACTTATAGTCCCTTAAATATTGGTGAATTTTACTTTTGATCCTTGTGAATTTTTTGTTAAgcatatttaacttttaattaattgatatgTGCACTTTTGATCCCTCAAACCGTGAATCTTCAAAAATTTAACTAATTATTACGTGCTAAACCATTCAATTATCGAAGTATTGTGTTAAGTTATATTGTTACTCCATATTTGAAAGTGATATAGTACTAAAAATACTTTAAATATCACATAAAAACACGTATTTTGGATAATTCAAGGTAAAATATGTATGAGAAAGAAAAGATATAATATAATGGTTGTCTAACGAGATACTATGTCAGAATAAGATCTTTAGGTGAGTCACATACGGATTGAccgctttctttttcttttttttccttttttgtttttttgttggtAATTTAGACTTTCCATTGAGCACCAAAAAGTGCAGAATTACAATACCTCGAatgtttgaaataaaatttatgctTTATCGAACTTATTTCATTTTGTTCAAGGCGTAGCCAAATATTATATAGATCTAAACTAACTGAGGCAGCAAAGTGCAATTATGCCATAAAACAATTTCTTTTGAGGGGTTTGCGAAAGGGGGaagataaagaaataatgaCATATAATCGGTTGGTGTACCTcgaatcttttttattttatagcaGTTTATTAAATCTCAATTAAAAAACTTTCCTATTGAAGTGCCGGTCGTTTATAAggtaaccaaaaaaaaaaaaaaaaggattattgcttaatagcatcatcatcacaAAAACAATAGAAACTGGTTCATTAAATTTTCACAGCCGCGGAGTTACGATTTTGAAAAATTACTTCAAAAAATAACTCAAAGGAGATATAAGATATTATTAATGAGATTTATATCCTGATAAAGAATGGATGCTCATTTGCCATTCACGTGGAATTATATGGGCCATCACCATAATAGTATATGCCAACTTACGCGTATCTCGACTATCTCATCGGTCATATGCTATCTTCTATGAATACATGTACCGGATAGCTATGTTTATCAACCTTAGACAGATAGAAAGAAATCATCTACTAGCGTTATGTTTGAAATCTAGCCTCCTTTGATTTTTATCCTAGCCCATAACCTTAGTTCGGAGGTATAGCTAAAATCATAcagtattttctttttctcaatttatatgtcataactttttttttttttttagtctgtcctgAAAAGAATGTCACACTTtcttaattagaaataatttaactttaaattcttACTTTACcataatgagatgatttataaccttcaaaatattcaagatttatttttacatcaaaaatttcaaaatcttcTTTGCTTTTTAAAACTCCTTTTCGAGTAAGATACTTTCACACAAATTGGAATAAAAAAGTATTATTTTACATCAAAATCTCGGTATTATTGAttttgaaccaaacgacccgTTAGAGTgcaaaaaaactaattttacCAAAAGTgcaaacacaaaacaaaaataatacttatacaaaagttctttttttgtcgtgtaattttcctttttaccattTCAAAGTGCCCAAAAAAATGTCCACTTACTGCAAATTGACCCCTGATGAGAATTGGACAAATGACTGGGTAATTATATAATTGGACAGAGATGTGTTTGGTTGGCAGAAGAGAGCCACAAGAGTTGTCATAATTTCCAGATTTGTGCTATTTTTAATCCCTGCAATATTTGTATGACGATGATACACCTAATAGTCCCCCCTCATCTGTACCTTTTAAAATCAGTGAATTACGACAAAACAGCACGGATTGAAAAGGTGTAACTGTCAGTTTAACTAAACTCGTAGCATGTTTGTTCATTTGGACTATGTTATTATAGAATTCAAAAGTGTGCATATCTATGTACAACAATAACACATCCAATGTAATCACACAAATGAGATCTGGAAAAGAAATTAGCTGACATTTACGTATTTATCCTCTCTTTGTgaagataaaaatgttattTCCGATATCCTCTCCGCTCAAATAAagcataataaaattaaatatgaaaaataaaatacaatatTGAAGCAGTCATGTTGAACATAATTGAAAAGTGAACGGTAGCACCAATACATAATGCATTTACTGAAGCAAAGGAAACATTGCGtaataataaaatcaaagaGCTTGATAGTATGTGagcaataataacaatattgaAAGGTGAAATTAGACAACGGTCGACTACCTACTAATCTTCTACCTTAATTCTCGACCTCCATATCCTCCTATCTAGGGTCGTGAGTGTGCATATTATTTGAAACATGTATattcattttttcatcatttttggtCGTGTGATTTGTTTAAAGTGACATATGCAACCCTTATTTGCAGAAATATATCAAATTTATAAGTTTATGAGTCCTGACAAGATCCTGCTTGCGACCTAACCgcaattcatttattttaatgGTTCGTATTTTATTACTTATACTACATATTTAGTAgattttttaatacatatataacaagATCTTAGCCAAAGCTATAAAGTTCTGTCAAATCCGTATCACATAATGTGCATCCATCTCTGCTTATTTGGAAGGTTTTTAGCCTAGTCCGTTGGTCATTTCACCTTGACGGTGAGCATCACAAAAACATTTCATATACTAACAAATAGAAAttctaaaattgaaaaattgtaTAGAAAATTTGTTTGGGGAAGTAACATTGATTCTCAAAAAGTGCATCTCGTAAATTGGGACTAACTTCACTTGGAAAAGGAGAAAGGAGGTCTTGACATCAAAAGTCTTAGCGaatttaatgatgcttttatTGCCAAGCTTTGTTGGAGATTTATCTCGGAACCTTAGGTCTTGTGGGTCTCGGTGTTAGAAGGAAAATATGGGATCCAAATTAAGCCTCTGCCTttgatttttccttcttctcGGGGTACATCCTTATGGAATCGTATGTGCAAGCTTTGGCCTTTTGTCCGTCATAATCTTTGTTGGTCAATAGCTAATGGTAAGAATTGTGTCCTTTTGGTATGACATTTGGTTGATGGATAAACCTTTAATTGAGGTTGTTGATAATTTTATTCCTGATCATATTTTACATTGGATGTTAGTGGATGTTGTTGGGCATAAAGGAGATTGGAATTTGGAGCTCATTTCTCTCTATGTTCCACAACAAATAGTGGAATTACTTGGCAATTTTCCGCCTTCTAGTGAACAACTCGAAGATGATGAATTTTTCTGGAGAAATAGTACTAGTGGTTCCTTCACAGTTGCTTCTATGTATGAGGTTCTCAACAATTCAGAGCATCTTCTTTCTGATAGAATCTAGAAGTTGATTTCGGGCTGGTCCAGGCCTGAAAAAATTTGAGTGTTCCTTTGGTTGTGTTGGCAGAGGTGGAATGCTTACAAATTTGGAGAGATATCGCAGACATCACTTCAGAGGGTACTTGC
It includes:
- the LOC132030616 gene encoding putative glucose-6-phosphate 1-epimerase is translated as MDHSAADKDFKAVEVVKDKNGVDQVLLRNRRGASVRVSLHGGQVLSWKTDQGEELLFISSKATFKPPTAVRGGIPICFPQFGNRGSLEQHGFARNRMWVIDDSPPPLHPNDSNGKTYIDLLLKSTDDDLKIWPHGFEFRLRVTLAVDGCLTLISRIRNINCKPFSFSIAYHTYFAVSDISEVRVEGLETLDYLDNLCNRDRFTEQGDALTFESEVDRVYLSSNDVIAVFDHEKKRTFQIRKDGLPDVVVWNPWEKKSKAIADFGDEEYKHMLCVDGAAIEKPIPLKPGEEWTGRLELSVTPTS